In the genome of Magnolia sinica isolate HGM2019 chromosome 2, MsV1, whole genome shotgun sequence, one region contains:
- the LOC131225651 gene encoding uncharacterized protein LOC131225651, translating into MSEALAISTLIGKSVVLTHRCPSYPVLVGEMFLPVDLFVMPMTGFNVILGIDWLAEYGVVLDCLARTVTFYITSLPVFQFVAEPRVEPLSSLLALVAEDSVVESIEQLPVVCEYLDVFQEISGLPPCRQVEF; encoded by the coding sequence ATGTCTGAGGCCTTGGCCATTTCGACTCTCATTGGGAAGTCTGTGGTATTGACCCATCGCTGCCCTTCTTACCCGGTGTtggtgggcgagatgttccttcctgtcGATCTATTCGTGATGCCGATGACAGGATTCAATGTTATTCTGGGTATagactggcttgcagagtatggtgtCGTCTTAGACTGTCTTGCAAGGACAGTTACATTTTATATTACAagcttgccagtattccagttcgtcgccgagcctAGAGTGGAGCCGTTATCTAGTCTCTTAGCTTTGGTCGCTGAAGATTCTGTGGTAGAGAGTATCGaacagctgccagttgtttgtgagtacctggATGTGTTTCAAGAGATCTCGGGTTTGCCGCCGTGTCGGCAAGTagagttctaa
- the LOC131225645 gene encoding proline-rich receptor-like protein kinase PERK8, with protein sequence MITCGRGTCGHGTHGHGAHGRGARGTHPTRAHLAPLVEDPIPEILIQPVPPVALVPPPIPPPQPAVLVTKAPVTLVPPPIPPPQPAVLITGAPAPPAALVPPPEASVAPTFPIVPIGAEHFQ encoded by the coding sequence atgaTAACGTGTGGACGTGGCACCTGTGGTCATGGCACTCATGGTCATGGTGCCCATGGACGAGGTGCCCGAGGTACTcatcctactcgagcacatcttGCTCCccttgttgaggatccgattccagaGATCCTGATCcagcctgttcctccagttgctctggttcccccacctattcctcCACCTCAGCCTGCTGTTTTAGTTACAAAGGCTCCAGTTACTctggttcccccacctattccccctcctcaACCTGCTGTTCTAATTACTGGGGCTCCTGCTCCACCGGCTGCACTCGTGCCTCCGCCCGAGGCGAGTGTCGCCCCTACCTTTCCGATagtacctataggagctgagCATTTCCAGTAG